From the genome of Faecalibacterium prausnitzii:
AGAGCATGAGCCTTTTAATGTTATCTATCAGACCGCAGAGGACGGTTTGGGCGATACCGTCAAGCCGCGCCTTATGGAAGCGGACGCAGACCTTGACCGGGTACTTGTCATTGACGAGGGCAAACAGGAATTGTCCTTATCCGATGAACGCATAGAAAGGGCAATCCGGCAGACCGGGGCGCGTCTTATAATCCTTGACCCCATACAGGCGTATGTAGGCGAAAAAACGGATATGAACAAGGCAAACGAAATACGCCCTATCTTTCGCCGCCTTGCCGAAGTTGCAGAGCGTACCGGGTGTGCCGTTGTGCTTATCGGGCACTTGAACAAAGCTGCCGGAGGTCAGAGCGCATACCGGGGATTAGGCTCTATCGACTTCCGAGCCGCCGCTCGTAGTGTGCTGCTCATAGGGCGCGTGAAACGAGAGCCGAATGTGCGCGTTATCATTCACGACAAATCTTCCCTTGCACCGGAGGGTAAGCCTATGGCGTTTTCGTTGGGCGCGGAAAGCGGCTTTTCATGGATAGGCGAATATGACATTACCGCTGATGAACTGCTGTCCGGCACAGGCGGCAACACCGAAACCAAGACCGAGCAAGCGGAAAGGTTGATACTCGATTTACTTGCAGACGGTAAGGAAATGGCAAGCGAGGATATTGTCAAGGCGGCAGCCGAAGCCGGAATATCCGAAAGAACGGTACAAAATGCCAAGCGCAGCATGGGCGGCATATTGGGCGCAAGGCGCGTTGGAAGTCAATGGTACAACTTCATCAAGAAGAAGCAGCCGCCCGAAACTGCAAAATGAAAGTGCAAAACGCAGAGCCTTTGCACCTTGCACTTTCGCACTTTCACTTTATCAACTCGCCCCATGTTGACCGCATGGGGCTTTTCTCTTGAAAAAATCCTGTTTTGCGTCAATAAATTGCGAAAAGCACTTGACAAAACGCTTCATGGGGCAATGCCAAGGACATTGAGCCGTTCATGGCTTCTAAGTTTGCCGACAACATCATCCTGACTAAAACAGAACGGTTGATGATGTCCAACCGCCCGCCTGACCCCAAGAACGCCCGAAACAAAAACGTGCTGGTAGTGGGCGGTTCCGGCAGCGGTAAGACGCGGTTTTGGCTGAAACCGAATCTGCTTCAGTGCCACAGCTCCTATGTCGTCACCGATCCGAAAGGAACTATCGTTCTTGAATGTGGCAACGCAATGTTGAAGAACGGTTACAAGCTGAAAATCCTGAATACCATTAACTTCAAAAAGTCGATGCACTACAATCCCTTCGCCTATGTCCACAGCGAAAAGGACATTCTGAAGCTGGTTACGACCCTGATGACCAACACCAAGGGCGAAGGGTCCGGCGGGGACCCCTTCTGGGAGAAAAGTGAACGTCTTTTGCTGACCGCCCTGATCGCCTATCTGCATTATGAAGCCCCGGTGGAGGAGCAAAACTTCGCTACTCTGCTGGAAATGCTCAACACCATGCAGGTGTTGGAGGATGACGAGGAGTATCAGAACCCGGTGGATCTGCTGTTTGAAGAACTGGCAAAAAAGAAGCCCAACAGCTTTGCCGGGCGGCAGTATAAACTTTACAAGCTGGCTGCCGGCAAGACCGCAAAATCCATCCTGATCTCCTGCGGCGCACGGCTTGCGCCCTTCGATATTCAGGAACTGCGTGACCTCACCATGTACGATGAGCTGCAACTGGACACGTTGGGCGATAAGAAAACAGCGCTGTTCCTCATCATGAGTGATACGGACAGCACCTTCAACTTCCTCATCAGCATGGTCTACACCCAGCTTTTCAATCTGCTGTGCGACAAGGCAGATGATGTGTGCGGCGGCAAGCTGCCTGTCCATGTGCGGTGTCTCATCGACGAGTGCGCCAACATCGGGCAGATTCCAAATCTGGAAAAGCTGGTGGCGACTATCCGCAGCCGTGAGATCTCCGCCTGCCTTGTTTTACAGGCGAGAAGCCAGTTGAAAGCTATCTACAAGGACAACGCAGATACCATCGTAGGCAACATGGATTCTCAAATTTTCCTCGGCGGCTCCGAACCTACCACCCTGAAAGACCTGTCTGAAATGCTGGGCAAGGAAACGATTGATGCGTTCAACACCTCAGACACCCGTGGCAACAGCCCCAGCTATGGTACTACGTTCCAGAAGATGGGGCACGAATTATTGAGCCGGGATGAGCTGGCGGTGCTGGACGGCGGCAAGTGCATTTTGCAGTTGCGTGGTGTCAGACCGTTTCTTTCTGACAAGTACGACCTGACCCAGCATCCCAACTACAAGCTGACCTCCGACTACGACCCAAAAAACACCTTCGATATTGAAAAATATCTGAACCGCAAAGAAAAGATCCACCCCGGTGATGAGTTCATCGTGGTGGACGCTGATTCGCTCCCGTCTGCCTGACCCGGTAGGCGGTTTTATTTTTGACCGGAGAGGTACACCAGCAAGCTCACTTTGCCGCAGTTTGCGGCTTAACAACAACGGCTTCAGGTGTGTACGGACGGTCTACAACTTTCATTTATAAAGGAGAAACGACTATGGAATTCTTTAACTCTGCTATCGAAGTTCTTCAGACTCTGGTTGTCGCTCTGGGTGCCGGTCTCGGCGTGTGGGGTGCCATCAACCTGCTGGAAGGTTATGGTAACGACAACCCCGGCTCCAATGCTCATGTACGGTAGAGAAGCACAAAGCAAAACAAGGATAGCCAGCCCTGCCACTATTCCGAAGTCAGGGGAACGCAATAGAAAAATTTATAGCTGTATGCTATACTTAATTAGCATTTGAACATATCAAGCTGACACAGCAATCTCTTTACTTGCCGTTAATGCGCGTCTACCAATAGTCCGCACAAAGCAAGAGTAGCGTAAAGGTATAAAAATTTCAAACTTCTTTGTAACGAAATTCCGATTTCTCCGTCTAACCTATGAAGCTGAAGGAGGTGATGACAAGTATGGACTATGAAAAGCTCTATAAAGCCTACTATTTACAGGTATACTCGTATACTATTTCTCTTGCCAAAAATCGTGAGATAGCAGAGGAAATCACGCAGAACACATTCTATAAGGCTGTTTCTACAACATCACAATTCAAAGGTAAGTCAGATGAATTGACATGGCTCTGCTCCATAGCAAAAAACCTTTACCATGATGAAATGCGAAGCCGTCAGCGAGTAGCTGATGTGAGTGAAATCAATGACTTGCCATCAAATGAAAATGTTGAGAACTCAGTTGCAGATTCTGACATGGCGTTCCGCATACACCTCGTTCTTCACCGTTTCGAAGAACCATACAAAGAAGTCTTTCAGCTTCGCGTATTCGGGGAACTATCTTTTTCACAAATCGCTGCAATTTTTGGAAAAACAGAATCATGGGCGAGAGTTACTTATCATCGTGCAAAGCTAAAAATTCAAGAAAGGATGGATGAAAAGCATGAGTAAACAATGCGATATTGTTCGAGATATTCTTCCGCTGTATGTTGACGGTGCTTGCAGCGAAGCAAGCGCAGAGATGGTAAAAGAGCATTTGAACGCCTGTGCTGACTGTAACGCAATTTATCAGAAATTGCTTTCTCACACGAGCGAAGATGTTCTTCACGAAGAAAGCGAAAGCGTTATTATGCGCCATGAGGCAAAAGAAAAGCAGAGAGGCAGAAAAAAGATAACGATTGCTGTTCTCGTTTCCATCGCTCTTTGTATCATTGCAATTTTTACAGCTCTCTTTCTGTTACCTATAAACATTGCTTATGAGCCTGTCAAAATCGACTTCCCATTTGAGGTTGAAGATGTCGAAAACGTTGAAATGTACCACTATGACGGAGTGCCTGCATCAGCAGAAAAGAAAGTAGTTGTTGCTGAAAATGATATAAAGACCCTGTATGATAAGTTCAAGGGCTTATCCCTAAAAGACAAAACGACTGAGGAAACTGCCGGAGCAGATGTGACCAGCTTTAGATTTAACCTCTCAGATGGAACAAGCTACGATTTGATTTACGCCTGCTATGGGGTTAAAAACGGCGAATTGAAGTCAGCAGCAGGCGGTTTTAAGTATTTCACAAGTGCGGATATCGGCTCTTATTGGAACAATTTGAATACGGAACTTGAGGCAATTCCTATCAATGAGAGTGAATTGCCGTGAGCAGATAGCAAACCCAGCCGAGCCTGTCAACGGTCAAGATGAACGGCGCAAATGCGCCGCCGTTGACAGCCCCGCCCGTCTTTGCTGTTCGGTAATCAAGAGGGCGACAGCACAAGATGCTGCCGCCCTCTGCCATTATTCAGAAAGGGGGATTTTCCATGACCGAACACGAAAAGTATCAAGAACATATCCGGCATACACACGATGCCTTTTGCAAGACTGTTATTCGCCACGCTGCCATAGACGCAGCCCGGAGCATACGGAGCCGCCGCAAGCGGGAAATCTCGCTTGAATATCTGATAGAAGAAAAACACTATCCATTCAGTACCACAGATAAATACTTTGCGGAGCAATCCGGCATGACCAGCTATCCGCTTTTCGTCTGTGGTCAGATGGTGCTTTTGGAAAGTCCAGAGCTTGCCGCAGCCCTGTCCGCACTATCACAGATGGAACAGGAAATCATTTTCTTGTACTACTTCCAACGATTGACGCATAGGGAGATTGGACGGAGATATGGACGGGCTGGCAACACAACCGGGCGGCGTATTCAGATGATTTTACGGCGGCTACGGGCAGAGTTGGAGGGTTTGTCCTATGAGCCAGATACTTCCCTATGAGACAATCGTTAAGGCAAGCGAGGGCGACCCGGAAGCTGTTGCCGCCGTCCTATCCCATTATGCGGGATATGTCCGCTCTTGTGCGAAAATGGACGGACAGATTAACACGGATGTGCAGGAGCATATCGTCAGGCAACTGATAGAAAGCCTGTTGAAGTTCCGCTTTGACCGCTAAACAGAAAAGTTGTATAATTAGAGCCTGACAAATTAAACTTCAATGAGGGTAGAGCAAATGGAACAGATTATCAATTATAGAGACATACCCACAGATAAAAGGATTGACATATTAAATGCTCTTGAGCGAATAGGTTTTTTTCCGGCATACGGCGGCGTGAGAACAATGCAGCAAATTATGGAAAAGTCAGTTCCAGGTTCAGGCCCACAATTCTATTTCGTTTTCCGTGAAAATGAGTTGATAGGGTACAATTTTCTCATTGGGGACACTAAGAAATATAAAGCGTTCCCATGGCTTGCTATTAGCAATATGGATGAGCAGAAGTTGACTGTTTGTGAAGAACTGATGAAAATACAAATTGCCTTTTTTGAAGATCTCGGAATGCAAAAGATAGCAGATCATTGCGTTAGGATTATGGAAGATTACAGAAAAGGAATTGGAAAGCGGAAAGAAAGCGATTGCAGATAAATTCCATTTGAAAAACGGCTGACAATTTAATACCGCCGCCCATCACAGCGGCAGATAAGCAGTAAATCTTGAAAAGGTTTACTGCTTTTTTTGCGCCCATTTTCAAAAATCTTTGGCAAACCACACCACCGGATTGTTGTAGGGAGCAGATAGGGAAAACAAAAAAATTTCCGTGCGTTTGCCAAAACGCCCCCTTTTCACCGTTGTAGTGGTGAACAGCGGGCAGAACACGCCGCCGCAATCGCTATATTGGTGGAGCAAGCCAGTATATCCGCAAACCAGAGCCGCCGAGGAAAGCGGTAGTTTTTTAGAGCAAGATTCTACCACAGTGCCAAAATCCGCATATCTGCGGTTTTGCCCCCTTTGGTAAATCTTGTTGGGGAGTGCCTTCCCCAAACCCTGCTCATGCGCCCTGTCGGGCGAGAAAGGAGGTCAACGCTTGAAGAAAAAATACAACACGCCCCACCGCTGCCATGTGGTCAAAACCCGCATGACCGAGGAAGAATACGCCGACTTTACCGAGCGGCTGAAACACTATGACATGAGCCAAGCCGAATTTATCCGGCAAGCCATTACACGGGCGACCATTCGCCCCATCGTTACCGTTTCCCCGGCCAATGATGAACTGTTGTCCGCCGTTGGCAGGCTGACCGCCGAATATGGAAAAATCGGTGGCAACCTCAATCAGATTGCCCGCGCCCTCAACGAGTACGGCACACCATACAACGCCCTGTCCGTTGAAGTCCGCGCCGCCATTTCTGACCTTGCTGCCTTGAAGTTTGAAGTCCTGCGAAAGGTAGGTGACGCTGTTGGCAACATTCAAACATATCAGCTCTAAAAATGCGGACTATGGCGCAGCCGAGCAGTACCTCACCTTTGAACATGACGAGTTTACCATGAAGCCCACCCTTGATGAAAACGGGCGGCTCATGCTCAGGGAGGACTATCGAATAGCCACGCTGAACTGCGGCGACGAGGATTTTGCCGTTGCCTGTATGCGCTCCAATCTCCGCTATGGGAAGAACCAGAAGCGGGAAGATGTAAAAAGCCACCACTACATTATCAGCTTTGACCCACGGGACGCGGTGGACAACGGTTTGACCGTAGACCGGGCGCAGGCGTTGGGCGAGGAATTTTGCCGGAAGCAGTTTCCCGGACACCAAGCCATTGTCTGCACCCACCCGGACGGACACAACCACAGCGGCAATATCCATGTGCATATCGTTATCAATTCTCTGCGGATAGCCGAAGTTCCATTCTTGCCCTATATGGACAGACCGGCAGACACCCGCGCCGGGTGCAAACACCGCTGCACAGACGCGGCGATGGAATACTTCAAAGCCGAAGTCATGGAGCTGTGCCACCGGGAAAATCTCTATCAAATCGACCTTTTGCATGGCAGCAAAAGCCGCATTACCGAGCGTGAGTATTGGGCGCAGCGGAAAGGGCAGGTAAAGCTGGACAAGGAAGCTGCCGCCTTGCCAGCCGAGGAGCAGCCAGCCAAGCCCACGAAGTTTGAAACAGACAAGGAAAAATTGCGGCAGGCCATACGCACCGCGCTGTCCTCTGCCGCAAGCTATGGCGAGTTCGCCGCCGTTCTCTTGCAACAGGGCGTGACTGTCAAGGAGAGCCGAGGGCGGCTATCCTACCTCACGCCGGACAGGACAAAGCCCATTACCGCCCGCAAGCTGGGAGATGATTTTGACCGCGCTGCCGTTCTTGCCCTTTTGGAACAGAACGCCCACAGAGCCGCCGAGCAGACCGCAACCGTACCCGAATACCCCCGCAACATAAGGGAGCGTTTGCAGGGCAAAAAAGCTGTCCAAACCACCCCGGAAAAGGACGGTATTCAGCGCATGGTTGACCGGGCAGCGAAGCGAGCGGAGGGAAAGGGCGCGGGCTATGACCGCTGGGCGGCAGTCCACAATCTGAAACAAATGGCGGCTACCGTTGCCGCCTACGGGCAGTACGCCTATTCGCCGGAGGAGCTGGACGCAGCCCTTGTATCCGCCAATGCGGATTTACAGGACAGCACCGACAAGCTGAAAGCCCTGGACGCTGCTATCCGGGAGAAAAAGGAACTTCAGACACAGGTGCTTGCCTATGCCAAGACCAAGCCTGCCCGTGACGGTCTGAAAGCGCAGAAAACGGAAAAAGCCCGCAGCGCCTACCGGGAACGGCACGAAAGCGATTTTATCATAGCGGACGCAGCCACCCGTTATTTTCGGGCGCATGGCGTTTCCAAGCTGCCAAGCCATAAAGCCCTGCAAGCGGAAATCGAGCAGCTTACCGCCGAAAAGAACGCCCATTACAACGAATACCGGGAGAAAAAAGCCCGTGTCAAGGAGCTGCATACCGTGAAAAGCAATCTTTCTCAAATCCTGCAAGGCGAGAAAGACAGAGAGAAAAAGCACGAACATGAGCGTTAAAAACCGCCCCGAAACGATACCAAAACGGGGATATGCCCTGCACCCTATCCGCAATACTGCCCACCTTTGAAACGGGGCGCACAGCGCAGGAAATCCCCGAAAATGACACCGAGAAACTACATTTTTACCGACCTATCCGCTTATACCAGCGGAAACGGCAGAAAGGAGCGAGAAATGCCACGCATGAGCAAAAAGCGGCGGTTGGAATGGAGCTTTTTCCTCAACCACCGAAACCGTATTACCTACAATGACCTTTGCCGGGGCTGCACACACGGCTGCAAGCAGAGCTTCCGGGCGATTATCGTCCTCTGCCCCCGGTATTTCTCTAAGAGATGGAAACACAGGGAGGACACCGCCAATGGCAGATAACCGCAAATATTACTACCTCAAACTGAAAGAAAACTTCTTCGACAGCGATTCCATTGTGCTGTTGGAGGACATGAAAGACGGGATTTTGTATTCCAATATCCTCTTGAAGCTGTACTTAAAATCGCTGAAAAATGGCGGCAGATTGCAGCTTGACGAGCATATCCCCTATACCGCCCAGATGATAGCCACGCTGACCCGTCACCAAATCGGGACGGTGGAACGGGCATTAGCCATCTTCCAGCAGTTAGGGCTTGTGGAGCAGCTTGACTGCGGGCTGCTTTATATGACCGACATCGAGCTGATGATCGGTCAATCCTCTACCGAAGCGGAACGGAAACGCGCCGCAAGGCTTGAAAATAAGGCACTTTTGCCGCCGCGGACAAATGGCGGACATTTGTCCGACATTCGTCCACCAGAGATAGAGATAAAGAAAGAGATAGATATAGAGTTAGAAAAAGAGGGAGAGTTAAAGGGACAAGCCCTCGCCCGCAGCTATGGCAGATATGAGAATGTATTTCTGACTGATACGGAGCTTTCCGAACTGCAAGCGGAGCTGCCCGAAAAATGGGCGTACTACATTGAGCGGCTTTCCGGCTATATCGCGTCCACGGGCAAGAAATATAAAAACCACGCCGCCACTATCCGCAGATGGGCGGCAGACGATACCGCAAAGGCTGCCCCGAAAAAGGGCATACCCGAATACACCTGCAAGGAGGGCGAGAGCTTATGAGTAATCTGTTTACAGAACGAGTTTTGAATATGGCGGCTGTTACCCCACAGCCGGAGGACTACACGGGCGAGGACGGACTGCTTTACTGCGGCAAGTGTCACACTCCGAAAGAAGCCTACTTCCCGGAAAAGCAAGCCGCCCTGTTTGGGCGTGACCGCCACCCGGCAGAATGTGACTGCCAGAAAGCCCAGCGTTTGGAGCGTGAAGCCGCCGAACAGCGCAGAAAGCACCTTGACACCGTGGAGGACTTGAAACGCCGGGGATTTACCAATCCTACCATGCAGGAATGGACTTTCGCCAACGACAACGGGAAATGCCCGCAAATGGAGATTGCACACTTCTATGTGGAGCATTGGGAAATCATGCGCGAGGAAAATATCGGCTATCTGCTATGGGGCAAGGTCGGCACAGGAAAAAGCTATTTTGCCGGGTGTATCGCTAATGCCCTCATGGAGCAGGAAGTCGCTGTCCGCATGACGAACTTCTCTGCGATTTTGAATGACCTGACCGCCAGCTTTGAGGGGCGCAACGAGTATATCGAGCGTCTTTGCCGTTTTCCTCTGCTTATCATTGATGATTTTGGAATGGAGCGCGGCACAGAGTACGGTTTAGAACAGGTCTACAATGTGATTGACAGCCGCTACCGCAGCCGCAAGCCCTTAATCGTTACCACCAATCTGACATTGGACAGCCTGCAAAATCCGCTGGACACCGCCCATGCCCGGATTTATGACCGCCTTTTGGAAATGTGCGCCCCTATCCTCTTTACGGGAGAAAACTTCCGCCGTGAAACGGCGCAAGCCAAGCTGAACAGACTAAAAGAATTGATGAAATGAAAGGAGTTGCCTATGGCAGAGAACAAGCAGAATACCACCCCGGAACGCCGCCCGGACTGTGTGACAGAGATCCGCATGGGCAACACCGTCCTTGTCGTTTCCGGCTTTTTCAAAAAAGATACCACCGACACCGCAGCCGATAAGATGATGAAAGTGCTGGAGGCGGAAGCAGCCGCAGGACACAAAGCCCAGCTTTCGCCCTAACGCTACAAGCCGCACAGAAAAATCGTCATTTTACCGGGCGGTAAAGAAGCAGAAGCCGCTATACAGACAGCCGCCCCATGTGGTATAATCGAAATACGGAATAGTGGGGCTGGCTGTCGGAAACGGAGGATTTTATGTTAAGACAGACCACCCAGAAAATCACTGCCCTTTATCCAAGACTATCCCATGAGGACGAGCTGCAAGGCGAAAGCAATTCCATTTCCTACCAGAAGCGTATTCTTGAAACCTACGCAAAGCAGAACGGTTTTTCCAATCTGCGCTGGTACACGGACGATGGCTATTCTGGTGCGAACTTCCAAAGACCGGGTTTTCAATCCATGCTTGCGGACATTGAAGCCGGGAAAGTGGCTACCGTTATCGTAAAGGATATGTCACGGTTAGGGCGA
Proteins encoded in this window:
- a CDS encoding transposon-encoded TnpW family protein encodes the protein MAENKQNTTPERRPDCVTEIRMGNTVLVVSGFFKKDTTDTAADKMMKVLEAEAAAGHKAQLSP
- a CDS encoding RNA polymerase sigma factor; amino-acid sequence: MLPPSAIIQKGGFSMTEHEKYQEHIRHTHDAFCKTVIRHAAIDAARSIRSRRKREISLEYLIEEKHYPFSTTDKYFAEQSGMTSYPLFVCGQMVLLESPELAAALSALSQMEQEIIFLYYFQRLTHREIGRRYGRAGNTTGRRIQMILRRLRAELEGLSYEPDTSL
- a CDS encoding RNA polymerase sigma factor, translated to MKLKEVMTSMDYEKLYKAYYLQVYSYTISLAKNREIAEEITQNTFYKAVSTTSQFKGKSDELTWLCSIAKNLYHDEMRSRQRVADVSEINDLPSNENVENSVADSDMAFRIHLVLHRFEEPYKEVFQLRVFGELSFSQIAAIFGKTESWARVTYHRAKLKIQERMDEKHE
- a CDS encoding relaxase/mobilization nuclease domain-containing protein, which codes for MATFKHISSKNADYGAAEQYLTFEHDEFTMKPTLDENGRLMLREDYRIATLNCGDEDFAVACMRSNLRYGKNQKREDVKSHHYIISFDPRDAVDNGLTVDRAQALGEEFCRKQFPGHQAIVCTHPDGHNHSGNIHVHIVINSLRIAEVPFLPYMDRPADTRAGCKHRCTDAAMEYFKAEVMELCHRENLYQIDLLHGSKSRITEREYWAQRKGQVKLDKEAAALPAEEQPAKPTKFETDKEKLRQAIRTALSSAASYGEFAAVLLQQGVTVKESRGRLSYLTPDRTKPITARKLGDDFDRAAVLALLEQNAHRAAEQTATVPEYPRNIRERLQGKKAVQTTPEKDGIQRMVDRAAKRAEGKGAGYDRWAAVHNLKQMAATVAAYGQYAYSPEELDAALVSANADLQDSTDKLKALDAAIREKKELQTQVLAYAKTKPARDGLKAQKTEKARSAYRERHESDFIIADAATRYFRAHGVSKLPSHKALQAEIEQLTAEKNAHYNEYREKKARVKELHTVKSNLSQILQGEKDREKKHEHER
- a CDS encoding zf-HC2 domain-containing protein — protein: MSKQCDIVRDILPLYVDGACSEASAEMVKEHLNACADCNAIYQKLLSHTSEDVLHEESESVIMRHEAKEKQRGRKKITIAVLVSIALCIIAIFTALFLLPINIAYEPVKIDFPFEVEDVENVEMYHYDGVPASAEKKVVVAENDIKTLYDKFKGLSLKDKTTEETAGADVTSFRFNLSDGTSYDLIYACYGVKNGELKSAAGGFKYFTSADIGSYWNNLNTELEAIPINESELP
- a CDS encoding helix-turn-helix domain-containing protein, translated to MSQILPYETIVKASEGDPEAVAAVLSHYAGYVRSCAKMDGQINTDVQEHIVRQLIESLLKFRFDR
- a CDS encoding ATP-binding protein, coding for MSNLFTERVLNMAAVTPQPEDYTGEDGLLYCGKCHTPKEAYFPEKQAALFGRDRHPAECDCQKAQRLEREAAEQRRKHLDTVEDLKRRGFTNPTMQEWTFANDNGKCPQMEIAHFYVEHWEIMREENIGYLLWGKVGTGKSYFAGCIANALMEQEVAVRMTNFSAILNDLTASFEGRNEYIERLCRFPLLIIDDFGMERGTEYGLEQVYNVIDSRYRSRKPLIVTTNLTLDSLQNPLDTAHARIYDRLLEMCAPILFTGENFRRETAQAKLNRLKELMK
- a CDS encoding phage replisome organizer N-terminal domain-containing protein, which codes for MADNRKYYYLKLKENFFDSDSIVLLEDMKDGILYSNILLKLYLKSLKNGGRLQLDEHIPYTAQMIATLTRHQIGTVERALAIFQQLGLVEQLDCGLLYMTDIELMIGQSSTEAERKRAARLENKALLPPRTNGGHLSDIRPPEIEIKKEIDIELEKEGELKGQALARSYGRYENVFLTDTELSELQAELPEKWAYYIERLSGYIASTGKKYKNHAATIRRWAADDTAKAAPKKGIPEYTCKEGESL
- a CDS encoding plasmid mobilization protein, with amino-acid sequence MKKKYNTPHRCHVVKTRMTEEEYADFTERLKHYDMSQAEFIRQAITRATIRPIVTVSPANDELLSAVGRLTAEYGKIGGNLNQIARALNEYGTPYNALSVEVRAAISDLAALKFEVLRKVGDAVGNIQTYQL
- a CDS encoding Maff2 family mobile element protein, with product MEFFNSAIEVLQTLVVALGAGLGVWGAINLLEGYGNDNPGSNAHVR